Proteins co-encoded in one Kamptonema formosum PCC 6407 genomic window:
- a CDS encoding TRADD-N-associated membrane domain-containing protein: MDTNHNPDQYDIIKERLRQARLSFNLALATTATCAIVGFAGVGLMLLGKAPEGVVTTTGGLSATVYCLKLARDANDRLDELAEDLTEGDRSH, from the coding sequence ATGGACACCAATCACAACCCTGACCAGTACGACATTATCAAAGAACGCCTGCGCCAAGCACGCCTCAGTTTTAACTTAGCTCTGGCAACAACTGCAACTTGTGCCATTGTTGGTTTTGCTGGGGTTGGACTGATGCTATTAGGTAAAGCACCAGAGGGAGTTGTAACCACTACTGGCGGGCTGTCTGCTACCGTCTACTGTTTGAAACTGGCAAGAGATGCAAACGATCGCTTAGACGAACTGGCAGAAGATTTAACCGAGGGCGATCGCTCCCACTAG